In a genomic window of Deltaproteobacteria bacterium:
- a CDS encoding helix-turn-helix domain-containing protein, with product MRYLWWPMENRDARISVLSQILTVPQAAAQLQVSERTIYEWLREGKLPGRKIGKVWRLSAQVLNEFMRGPHGDNPVAAGVDRQ from the coding sequence ATGCGCTATCTGTGGTGGCCTATGGAAAATCGTGATGCGCGAATTTCGGTACTAAGTCAGATTCTTACCGTCCCGCAGGCAGCGGCTCAACTGCAGGTGTCCGAACGAACCATTTATGAATGGTTACGCGAAGGCAAACTGCCAGGCAGGAAAATTGGCAAGGTATGGCGTTTGAGCGCTCAAGTGTTGAACGAATTTATGCGCGGTCCACATGGAGATAATCCGGTGGCCGCTGGCGTGGATCGCCAGTGA
- a CDS encoding ParA family protein, with protein MEIIRWPLAWIASEPGSGHWQRAVEEEVVMAISFAVLNAKGGVGKTTTAVNVAAMAATLPRPDGKRRRVLICDLDAQMNATHQLGFPDLEVQQTLAGHVTRDAALESIIIRDAATVEGLDLLPSHYQLSYIDEAVLMTGTWLRRKLKPLRHRYDLIVFDCPVHLGPLTRNALGASDGLLIPTQAEKHSVTGLPHLIARARQTFEETECSQPWAYILITMFDMRNSIERNWAQQVRKEFEGVVLKTLIRRNTDLSKSATGGLPVVVYDEKCSGYTDYQDATSELLSLIDVNSPNLRIVRAEDDEAAAS; from the coding sequence ATGGAGATAATCCGGTGGCCGCTGGCGTGGATCGCCAGTGAGCCTGGCTCAGGTCATTGGCAAAGAGCGGTCGAGGAGGAAGTGGTAATGGCGATTTCATTTGCGGTATTGAACGCGAAGGGCGGCGTCGGCAAAACCACCACTGCAGTGAACGTTGCAGCAATGGCAGCTACGCTACCGCGCCCTGATGGAAAGAGACGGCGCGTGTTGATTTGTGACCTCGATGCACAGATGAACGCGACACATCAACTCGGATTTCCGGACTTAGAAGTACAGCAAACTCTGGCCGGTCATGTCACACGAGATGCGGCCTTGGAGAGCATTATTATTCGCGATGCGGCCACGGTCGAAGGTCTTGATTTGCTCCCGTCCCATTATCAGCTCAGTTATATTGACGAAGCTGTACTGATGACTGGCACGTGGCTTCGACGCAAGCTGAAGCCGCTCCGCCACCGTTACGATCTGATCGTTTTTGATTGTCCGGTTCATTTAGGCCCCCTGACCCGCAATGCGTTGGGAGCGAGCGATGGACTGTTGATTCCTACCCAAGCCGAGAAGCACTCCGTCACAGGCCTGCCGCACCTGATTGCACGGGCCCGGCAGACGTTTGAAGAGACCGAATGTTCGCAACCGTGGGCGTATATCCTGATAACGATGTTCGATATGCGCAACTCGATTGAACGGAACTGGGCGCAACAGGTTCGCAAGGAATTTGAAGGCGTCGTGTTGAAAACCCTTATTCGCCGTAATACCGACCTTTCGAAGAGCGCCACTGGTGGGTTGCCGGTGGTCGTGTACGACGAGAAATGCTCCGGTTACACAGATTACCAGGATGCGACAAGCGAATTGCTCTCGCTGATAGACGTCAACAGCCCGAACTTGCGCATTGTTCGTGCTGAGGACGACGAGGCCGCGGCTAGCTAG